From a single Intestinibaculum porci genomic region:
- a CDS encoding YlbF family regulator yields the protein MIYDYIDDLVEAIKAEAPYQDFIAAKQKVTEDPQLTKELNTMQRLLDEKEDLSKYQSYISLDEINEKIKAQKQVLQSFPAMIDYQNALYTLNKQLEELSQITFGGISEELIIGRIGKIYARHSRSV from the coding sequence ATGATCTATGATTACATCGATGACCTCGTTGAAGCGATTAAGGCGGAAGCGCCTTATCAAGACTTTATCGCGGCCAAACAAAAAGTAACCGAAGATCCTCAGCTTACCAAAGAGCTTAATACTATGCAGCGCTTACTTGATGAGAAAGAGGATCTTTCCAAATATCAGTCTTATATCTCATTAGATGAGATTAATGAAAAAATCAAAGCGCAAAAGCAAGTCTTACAAAGCTTTCCGGCGATGATTGATTATCAAAACGCTTTATATACTTTAAACAAACAATTAGAAGAGCTCTCGCAAATCACCTTTGGAGGGATTTCGGAAGAGCTGATCATTGGGAGGATAGGAAAAATTTATGCGCGTCATAGCAGGTCAGTATAA
- a CDS encoding FtsW/RodA/SpoVE family cell cycle protein — MDTIMTLIRYIQKWIRRKGTDKGISISAFLLCAFGMVMIGDASVGMAITRGDNYAIINMGKQLVFLLAGGFIYFWIQHKFQVNRSHVRMRNYYYIALILMGICRLWNINGSHAWIKLGPFTIQPSEFMKIALILLYAQILGTELPRIIRKRNEALSKPQAKDPLVRKAVRDRATERIVGKVVAPLFGYGILAFLTCGFYQGDLGSAIIIFGICLTLFFATAERGFKRLKRVAILVIIGGLIFIYFITKMGGAGLLKPHQIARFITWLDPLNDKYIFGTSYQIVNGMVGYSNGGLIGRGFGNSIMKYGYIPEAQNDYISAIIAEEFGLLGMVLLLIPYCVIIYRLFSYAMKMEDRRSKLILIGVASYFFFHLLVNLGGVSGLIPMTGVPLLLVSAGGTSTLAALTALGIAQNIIGKYNRKQMQALAEKEISE; from the coding sequence ATGGATACAATTATGACACTCATCAGATATATTCAAAAATGGATCAGGCGCAAGGGCACTGATAAGGGCATCAGTATCTCCGCTTTCCTTTTGTGCGCTTTTGGCATGGTCATGATTGGTGATGCCTCGGTAGGGATGGCGATTACCCGCGGGGATAATTATGCCATCATCAATATGGGGAAGCAGCTTGTCTTTTTACTGGCGGGTGGTTTTATCTATTTTTGGATCCAGCATAAATTTCAGGTGAATCGCAGTCATGTCAGGATGAGAAACTATTATTATATAGCACTTATTTTGATGGGAATATGTCGTTTATGGAATATCAACGGTTCGCATGCCTGGATTAAATTAGGCCCTTTCACAATTCAGCCTTCGGAATTTATGAAAATCGCCTTGATATTGCTTTATGCGCAGATTTTAGGAACGGAGCTGCCCCGCATTATCCGCAAGCGGAACGAGGCACTCTCGAAACCACAAGCCAAGGATCCCTTAGTACGCAAAGCCGTTCGTGATCGTGCCACAGAGAGAATTGTGGGCAAAGTTGTCGCACCTTTATTTGGCTATGGTATCCTCGCCTTTCTTACTTGTGGTTTCTACCAGGGTGATTTAGGGTCCGCAATCATTATTTTTGGTATTTGTTTGACGCTTTTTTTTGCGACGGCAGAGCGTGGCTTCAAACGTTTAAAAAGAGTTGCGATTTTGGTTATTATTGGCGGCTTGATCTTCATTTACTTTATAACCAAAATGGGTGGGGCAGGCTTATTGAAGCCGCATCAGATTGCCCGCTTTATTACCTGGTTAGATCCTTTGAATGATAAATATATCTTTGGGACCAGCTATCAGATCGTCAATGGGATGGTTGGTTATTCTAATGGCGGGTTAATTGGTCGCGGCTTTGGCAATTCGATTATGAAATATGGTTATATTCCTGAAGCGCAAAACGACTATATTTCGGCTATTATCGCTGAAGAGTTCGGATTATTAGGAATGGTCCTGTTATTGATTCCATACTGTGTGATCATTTATCGCCTTTTCAGTTATGCGATGAAAATGGAAGATCGTCGCTCGAAACTGATTCTCATTGGTGTGGCTTCGTATTTCTTTTTCCACTTACTCGTTAACTTAGGCGGGGTTTCCGGACTGATTCCAATGACGGGAGTGCCTTTATTATTAGTCAGTGCTGGCGGGACTTCGACTCTGGCGGCGTTAACTGCTCTAGGCATTGCCCAAAATATTATTGGAAAATATAACCGCAAACAAATGCAGGCTTTAGCCGAAAAGGAGATTAGTGAATGA
- a CDS encoding UPF0223 family protein, with the protein MYDYPLDPSWSIDEITTVIALYNAVEKAYEGGIARHEFMNAYRAFTAIVDSQAMQKQLDRAFEKASSYSIYKVFKEAQKGVEWIQL; encoded by the coding sequence ATGTATGATTATCCATTAGATCCCTCGTGGTCAATCGACGAAATCACGACCGTAATTGCGCTTTATAATGCCGTGGAAAAAGCCTATGAAGGCGGCATTGCCCGTCATGAATTTATGAATGCGTATCGCGCTTTTACGGCGATTGTCGACTCGCAGGCGATGCAGAAACAGCTGGATCGCGCTTTTGAAAAAGCTTCCTCATACTCCATTTATAAAGTGTTTAAAGAAGCACAAAAGGGAGTTGAATGGATACAATTATGA
- the def gene encoding peptide deformylase — protein MITMKNIIDDKNPMIREISQEVTLPLSEEDQQLAHDMMEYLIASQDEEKAEKYDLRPGVGLAAVQVGVLKRMCAILVPYYDKDGHETRADKWVLVNPKIVAYTPKPAYLANGEGCLSVPEDQHGIVPRHAKIVVEAFDALTNEHVKITARGYTAICIQHEMDHFDGILYYDHFNKENPNAPIPNAMVIE, from the coding sequence ATGATTACAATGAAAAACATCATTGATGATAAAAATCCAATGATTAGAGAAATTTCCCAAGAGGTGACCCTTCCATTAAGCGAAGAAGATCAACAGCTTGCTCATGATATGATGGAGTATTTGATTGCCTCACAGGATGAAGAAAAAGCCGAAAAATATGATTTACGACCAGGCGTTGGCTTAGCCGCTGTCCAGGTTGGTGTATTAAAGAGAATGTGTGCCATTCTCGTTCCTTACTATGATAAAGACGGTCATGAAACCCGCGCAGACAAGTGGGTCTTAGTCAATCCAAAGATTGTGGCTTATACCCCTAAACCAGCTTATTTAGCAAATGGTGAAGGCTGTTTATCCGTGCCTGAGGATCAGCATGGCATTGTCCCAAGACACGCAAAAATTGTGGTTGAAGCTTTTGATGCCTTAACAAACGAACATGTAAAAATTACCGCCCGTGGCTATACGGCGATTTGTATTCAGCATGAAATGGATCATTTTGATGGTATTTTATACTATGATCATTTCAATAAAGAGAATCCTAATGCGCCGATCCCTAATGCCATGGTCATCGAATAA
- a CDS encoding arginase family protein, which yields MTQNLILDFNHIYDRHDPLTWPFTYLDLSRLPETNMYCSDQAKKAITRLLSIFPIQGIHFLDNGNYHYLTYFFVMKIQKPFNLIVFDHHTDMQDALFEDMLSCGNWIKEVLKAQPHLHQLILIGPEKKAFDAMDLHHKCISITYEDLLAKDLEMLNSIDSLPSYISIDKDVLSDHYALTNWNQGKMSLPTLEKLLAIAFVDHPIIGLDICGEADLSMPLPLLEEAHTINEKTDASLLQFIKTWMQLKKIERIP from the coding sequence ATGACCCAGAATCTTATTTTAGACTTTAACCACATTTATGATCGCCACGATCCCTTGACTTGGCCTTTCACCTATTTAGATTTATCACGTTTACCAGAAACGAATATGTATTGTTCTGATCAGGCCAAAAAGGCAATAACGCGTTTATTATCGATTTTCCCAATACAAGGGATCCATTTTCTCGACAATGGCAATTATCATTACTTAACGTATTTCTTTGTAATGAAAATTCAAAAACCTTTTAACCTGATCGTCTTTGATCATCATACCGATATGCAGGATGCCTTATTTGAAGATATGCTTTCCTGTGGCAACTGGATCAAAGAAGTCCTTAAAGCCCAGCCCCATTTACATCAGCTCATTTTAATCGGGCCTGAGAAAAAAGCTTTTGACGCAATGGATCTTCATCACAAATGCATCTCTATAACCTATGAGGATCTCCTTGCAAAAGATCTTGAGATGCTCAATAGCATTGATTCCCTGCCTTCCTATATTTCGATCGATAAAGACGTTTTATCCGATCACTACGCCCTTACCAACTGGAATCAGGGAAAGATGAGTTTACCGACCTTAGAGAAGCTTTTAGCGATCGCTTTTGTCGATCATCCGATTATTGGTTTAGATATTTGCGGTGAAGCCGATTTAAGTATGCCTTTACCTCTTTTAGAGGAAGCTCATACGATCAACGAAAAGACTGATGCATCCCTCTTACAGTTTATAAAAACATGGATGCAGTTAAAAAAAATCGAACGTATTCCTTAA
- a CDS encoding NADPH-dependent FMN reductase family protein: MNVAVVYFGKKCTADLADDIAREARTHAITPDEYDFDSQVDLLLIGFSCFANGHKQRKEIHDFISRLDRDHVKNVSLFSLFTFKNGLLDYTIKEIQKQDLPLLRDQYECKVPMKMAITDNILQGARVYVNDMITIVNNYY, translated from the coding sequence GTGAATGTTGCTGTTGTTTATTTTGGAAAAAAATGCACGGCTGATTTAGCGGATGATATTGCGCGGGAAGCGCGCACTCATGCGATAACTCCTGATGAGTATGATTTTGACAGCCAGGTCGATTTACTGTTAATTGGTTTTAGCTGCTTCGCGAATGGTCATAAACAGCGCAAAGAGATTCATGATTTCATTTCTCGGCTCGATCGGGACCATGTGAAAAATGTCTCGCTGTTCTCCTTGTTTACATTCAAAAATGGTCTCTTAGATTATACAATCAAAGAGATTCAGAAACAGGATTTGCCATTATTACGTGATCAGTATGAATGTAAAGTGCCGATGAAAATGGCGATTACCGATAACATTCTGCAGGGAGCACGCGTGTATGTGAATGATATGATCACCATCGTGAATAATTATTACTAA
- a CDS encoding rhomboid family intramembrane serine protease — MQLKQSFQKYPVTCSLIALCVIYYIGTSLLFSFNMSAAQGMAAGAFNPAYVRYGHQYYRLLTANFVHFGIMHLAVNCYSLYNMGTFIERLLSRKDYLIILLVSALATTGLPYLLYLMNGYGVSSVSGGISGVIFGLIGVVGALYKLYPHIFRDVAKALAINVAMMLAISFLVPSISLSGHVSGLIGGFLSAYVIIRFTHFQN, encoded by the coding sequence ATGCAGCTTAAACAATCTTTTCAAAAATATCCTGTCACCTGCAGTCTGATTGCTTTATGTGTCATTTATTATATTGGAACATCGCTTTTATTCTCTTTTAATATGAGCGCCGCCCAAGGCATGGCGGCGGGTGCTTTTAATCCTGCGTATGTCCGCTATGGACATCAGTATTATCGCTTATTAACGGCAAATTTTGTTCATTTTGGCATTATGCATCTCGCTGTTAACTGTTATTCTCTTTATAACATGGGCACTTTTATCGAACGCTTATTATCCCGTAAGGATTATCTGATCATCTTACTTGTCAGCGCCTTAGCGACCACCGGTTTACCATATCTTTTATATTTAATGAATGGATATGGTGTGAGCAGCGTAAGCGGCGGGATCAGTGGAGTGATCTTTGGCCTCATTGGCGTGGTTGGAGCACTTTATAAACTGTATCCTCACATCTTTCGTGATGTCGCTAAAGCATTAGCCATCAACGTTGCCATGATGTTAGCGATCTCCTTTTTAGTGCCATCCATCTCCTTATCTGGTCATGTCAGTGGTTTAATTGGCGGTTTTCTCAGTGCTTATGTAATAATTCGTTTCACCCATTTTCAAAATTAG
- a CDS encoding DNA-processing protein DprA encodes MKLLLHLESYAVLLFCGDLIPTNIPALTIEEWKNVTEAIKISHKDGINSLFGLSYEGLTQVVGLSDALARKILKRETLMPTLFYALHNLEKEGIGVTTIYEDNYPAGLHVLKEEPPILYYVGDLSLIDGKMIAIGGRDHQDTSEKQLTTACMQKALIENRTLIIGDRDVDDYMRRYTLSHGGRVVEFVADHMVDIVKKRKRYFNKGTLTIICHRDPYGYNDDEAIKVRDLSLCALASAMFVTASAINSDLYATCVTNLHYHYTPLLVMKPSDMYDGNLRLLEMGGHLVTLSQLASDTMIDDLSTSESIEEGARPDQMSIFEFIEEDDHAA; translated from the coding sequence ATGAAACTATTATTACACTTAGAAAGCTATGCCGTATTATTATTTTGTGGGGATCTCATTCCTACGAATATTCCGGCTCTGACAATTGAAGAATGGAAAAATGTAACGGAAGCGATAAAGATCAGTCATAAAGATGGGATTAATAGCCTCTTTGGCTTAAGCTATGAAGGCTTAACCCAGGTTGTTGGTTTAAGCGATGCTTTAGCGCGCAAGATACTTAAACGTGAAACCTTGATGCCAACTCTCTTTTATGCCTTACATAACTTAGAGAAGGAGGGGATCGGCGTCACCACCATTTATGAGGATAATTATCCAGCTGGTTTACATGTTCTTAAAGAGGAACCGCCGATCCTTTATTATGTTGGTGATTTATCTCTTATTGATGGCAAGATGATCGCCATTGGCGGTCGTGACCATCAGGATACCAGTGAAAAGCAGTTAACGACGGCCTGCATGCAAAAAGCTCTGATCGAAAATCGAACGCTTATTATCGGTGATCGTGACGTCGATGATTATATGCGCCGTTATACTTTATCGCATGGCGGCCGTGTCGTAGAATTCGTGGCTGATCATATGGTTGATATCGTCAAGAAGCGAAAACGCTATTTTAATAAAGGTACCTTAACGATTATCTGTCATCGTGATCCTTATGGTTATAATGATGACGAAGCGATCAAAGTGCGTGATTTATCATTATGCGCTTTAGCTTCCGCGATGTTCGTGACCGCTTCTGCCATTAATAGTGATCTTTATGCGACTTGTGTCACGAACCTGCATTATCATTACACACCGCTTTTAGTCATGAAGCCAAGTGATATGTATGATGGCAATCTGCGTTTGTTGGAGATGGGTGGTCATTTAGTCACCTTATCACAGTTAGCGAGTGATACGATGATTGATGATCTTTCAACGAGTGAATCCATTGAAGAGGGTGCTCGTCCGGATCAGATGTCCATCTTTGAATTTATTGAGGAGGATGATCATGCAGCTTAA
- the ppdK gene encoding pyruvate, phosphate dikinase, with translation MKKYVYLFKEGAALDMPLSKKKEIFGGKGANLAEMTGIGLPVPQGFTVTTEACTQYYEDGAKLTDEMKKEIQDNLKELEKITGRTFGDPKNPLLVSVRSGARESMPGMMDTVLNLGLNDEVAAQFAKDTGNERFVYDSYRRFIQMFADVVRGFPREKFELQFDKIKEEKGYEFDTDLTADDLKEVVELYKEEFAKLDPAGFPQDPMTQLYAAVGAVFGSWNNDRAITYRRLNDIPGSWGTAVNVQQMVYGNRSETSGTGVAFTRNPATGEKKLFGEYLMNAQGEDVVSGVRTPSPIATLADQMPEVYDQFVKICDTLEDHYKDMQDMEFTIEDGKLFMLQTRNGKRTAQAALRIAVEMVQEGMLSKEEALLKVDPKALDQLLHPNFDQDAYKAAKAVATGLAASPGAATGHVYFTAEEAKAAHDNGVTDLILARNETSPEDIEGMVVCNGILTVRGGMTSHAAVVARGMGTCCVSGCGAIKVDEATKTLTLPDGRQLHEGDYMSLNGSTGEVFAEKIKTVDPEIGGNFATFMEWADAARKLKVRTNADNPRDAKQARDFGAEGIGLCRTEHMFFDEERIFNFRRMICAETVEERVEALSKIEPYQQADFEELYRTMGKYGVNIRFLDPPLHEFLPHTDEEIKPLAESLGMTFEALKARVESLKEFNPMMGHRGCRLAVTYPEIAAMQTEAVIKAAINVSKETGEMIEPEIMIPLVGEVKELAFVKKTVTATADEIIKEAGVDMKYHVGTMIEIPRAALTADKIATEAEFFSFGTNDLTQMTFGFSRDDAGKFLGDYYKNNIYEHDPFSTIDVDGVGQLVKMAVEKGKATRPDIKLGICGEHGGDPKTVEFCHNVGLTYVSCSPFRVPLARLAAAQAAVKEKLAK, from the coding sequence ATGAAAAAATATGTTTACCTTTTTAAAGAGGGTGCAGCATTAGACATGCCTCTTTCAAAAAAGAAAGAAATCTTTGGTGGTAAAGGTGCCAACTTGGCAGAAATGACCGGAATTGGTTTGCCAGTCCCACAGGGCTTTACCGTTACAACTGAAGCTTGTACCCAGTACTATGAAGATGGTGCAAAATTAACCGATGAAATGAAGAAAGAAATCCAGGATAATTTAAAAGAACTGGAAAAAATCACTGGCCGTACATTCGGCGATCCTAAGAACCCATTATTAGTATCTGTTCGTTCTGGGGCTCGTGAATCAATGCCAGGGATGATGGATACAGTCTTAAACTTAGGTTTAAATGACGAAGTAGCAGCGCAGTTTGCGAAAGATACTGGCAACGAACGTTTCGTTTATGACTCATATCGTCGTTTCATCCAGATGTTTGCGGATGTTGTAAGAGGCTTCCCAAGAGAAAAATTCGAATTACAGTTCGATAAAATCAAAGAAGAAAAAGGTTATGAATTCGATACTGATTTAACAGCTGATGACTTAAAAGAAGTTGTTGAATTATATAAAGAAGAATTTGCAAAATTAGATCCAGCTGGTTTCCCACAGGATCCAATGACGCAGTTATATGCAGCCGTAGGGGCCGTATTTGGTTCATGGAACAATGATCGTGCGATCACTTATCGTCGTTTAAACGATATCCCTGGTTCTTGGGGTACTGCCGTTAACGTTCAGCAGATGGTTTATGGTAACCGTTCTGAAACATCTGGTACTGGTGTTGCCTTCACTCGTAACCCAGCAACTGGTGAAAAGAAATTATTCGGTGAATATTTAATGAATGCGCAGGGCGAAGACGTTGTTTCTGGTGTGCGTACACCTAGCCCAATCGCTACTTTAGCTGATCAGATGCCAGAAGTTTACGATCAGTTTGTAAAGATTTGTGATACTTTGGAAGATCACTATAAAGATATGCAGGATATGGAATTTACTATTGAAGATGGTAAATTATTCATGTTACAGACAAGAAATGGTAAGAGAACTGCTCAGGCTGCCTTAAGAATCGCTGTTGAAATGGTTCAGGAAGGCATGTTAAGCAAGGAAGAAGCTTTATTAAAAGTAGATCCTAAAGCATTAGATCAGTTATTACATCCAAACTTTGATCAGGATGCCTACAAAGCTGCCAAAGCTGTCGCTACTGGTTTAGCAGCTTCTCCAGGTGCTGCGACTGGTCATGTTTACTTCACTGCTGAAGAAGCGAAAGCAGCTCATGACAATGGTGTCACTGACTTAATCTTAGCGCGTAACGAAACATCTCCAGAAGATATCGAAGGGATGGTCGTATGTAACGGTATCTTAACTGTCCGTGGTGGTATGACTTCTCACGCTGCCGTTGTTGCTCGTGGTATGGGTACTTGCTGCGTATCTGGCTGTGGCGCGATCAAAGTTGATGAAGCGACTAAGACATTAACATTACCAGATGGCCGTCAGTTACATGAAGGTGACTATATGTCATTAAATGGTTCAACTGGTGAAGTCTTCGCAGAAAAGATCAAAACTGTTGATCCTGAAATCGGCGGTAACTTTGCGACATTCATGGAATGGGCAGATGCCGCTCGTAAATTAAAAGTGAGAACAAACGCTGATAACCCAAGAGATGCTAAACAGGCAAGAGACTTCGGTGCAGAAGGTATCGGTCTTTGCCGTACTGAACATATGTTCTTCGACGAAGAAAGAATCTTCAACTTCCGTCGTATGATCTGTGCTGAAACAGTTGAAGAAAGAGTAGAAGCATTATCTAAGATCGAACCATATCAGCAGGCTGACTTCGAAGAATTATATAGAACAATGGGCAAATACGGTGTTAATATCCGTTTCTTAGACCCACCACTTCATGAATTCTTACCTCATACAGATGAAGAAATCAAACCTTTAGCTGAATCTTTAGGTATGACTTTTGAAGCATTAAAAGCGCGTGTTGAATCATTAAAAGAATTCAACCCAATGATGGGTCATCGTGGCTGCCGTTTAGCTGTTACTTACCCAGAAATCGCGGCTATGCAGACAGAAGCTGTCATCAAAGCTGCTATCAACGTATCTAAAGAAACTGGCGAAATGATTGAACCAGAAATCATGATCCCATTAGTTGGTGAAGTTAAAGAATTAGCTTTCGTTAAGAAGACTGTTACAGCAACAGCTGATGAAATCATCAAAGAAGCTGGCGTTGATATGAAATACCATGTTGGTACTATGATTGAAATCCCAAGAGCTGCTTTAACAGCCGACAAGATCGCTACTGAAGCTGAATTCTTCTCATTTGGTACAAATGACTTAACTCAGATGACATTCGGTTTCTCTCGTGATGATGCTGGCAAGTTCTTAGGCGATTACTATAAGAACAACATCTACGAACATGATCCATTCTCAACAATCGATGTTGATGGTGTTGGTCAGCTCGTTAAGATGGCTGTAGAAAAAGGAAAAGCAACACGTCCAGATATCAAGTTAGGTATCTGTGGTGAACATGGCGGCGATCCTAAGACTGTAGAATTCTGCCATAATGTTGGTTTAACTTATGTATCTTGCTCACCATTCCGTGTACCATTAGCAAGATTAGCTGCTGCTCAGGCTGCTGTTAAAGAAAAATTAGCGAAATAG
- a CDS encoding DEAD/DEAH box helicase: MSKIKFNELPLSDDVLRAIDEMGFTTPSKIQEKAIPEIIKGRDLIGQAQTGTGKTLAFGSALLSELHHSDHIQAIVLSPTRELASQIYEQFKRIGKYTDLRFTCVYGGSEIEKQIRTIKRGVDVLIGTPGRVMDLMRRKVVKLDHLVYFVLDEADEMLNMGFVDDIETILSTVPETRQTVLFSATMPDGIKKIASNYMKHDYLHIRIKEKQQTATTVKQFFYVAKPKQKFEVLCRILDSHDIESAIIFCKTKRSVDEISSELQAHNYNVEAMHGDISQTTRMHTLRRFKDHKIKYLIATDVAARGIDVDHVSHVINYELPQEDELYVHRIGRTGRAGNTGEAYTIVSPRELGILRKIERKTNSHFVELDIPSIDDIFNEKIKELLFDIQDVLDRGAQHDFYNVVRDMPKSMRDDVLAALLKMNYDSRIGYDYQDDYAMVKESVDHDRLFINRGKVDKVNKSRLLAFLCDTAHIQKSDIGEITIKRKFSFVNVKKDVTDKILSTCNHKKLNSRKINIEIAQEM, encoded by the coding sequence ATGAGTAAAATTAAATTTAATGAATTACCTTTATCGGATGATGTGTTAAGAGCCATCGATGAAATGGGCTTTACAACACCAAGTAAGATTCAGGAGAAAGCGATCCCCGAAATTATTAAGGGACGCGACCTGATCGGTCAGGCGCAGACGGGCACGGGCAAGACTTTAGCCTTTGGGTCAGCGCTTTTGTCAGAGTTACATCATAGTGATCATATTCAGGCGATTGTATTATCGCCAACCCGCGAATTAGCCAGCCAGATTTATGAACAGTTTAAACGGATTGGAAAATATACTGATTTACGTTTTACCTGCGTTTATGGCGGCAGTGAAATCGAAAAACAGATTCGCACCATTAAAAGAGGCGTCGATGTGTTAATTGGGACACCGGGACGTGTAATGGATTTAATGCGTCGGAAAGTGGTCAAATTAGATCATTTGGTTTACTTTGTTTTAGATGAAGCAGATGAAATGTTAAACATGGGATTTGTGGATGACATTGAAACGATTTTATCAACGGTTCCAGAAACGCGTCAGACTGTGTTATTTTCGGCAACGATGCCTGATGGCATCAAAAAGATCGCTTCAAACTATATGAAGCATGATTATTTACATATCCGCATTAAAGAAAAACAGCAGACCGCGACGACGGTCAAGCAGTTCTTCTATGTGGCGAAGCCAAAACAGAAGTTTGAAGTGTTATGTCGTATTTTAGATTCCCATGACATTGAATCGGCGATTATCTTTTGTAAGACCAAACGCAGCGTTGATGAAATTTCCAGCGAACTGCAGGCGCATAATTACAATGTCGAAGCGATGCATGGCGATATTTCTCAGACCACGCGTATGCATACCTTAAGACGTTTTAAAGATCATAAGATCAAATATTTAATCGCCACGGACGTTGCAGCCCGCGGGATTGATGTCGATCATGTCAGTCATGTCATCAACTATGAATTACCTCAGGAAGATGAATTATATGTCCATCGTATTGGCCGTACCGGCCGTGCCGGCAATACTGGCGAAGCTTATACGATCGTTTCTCCAAGAGAACTTGGCATCTTAAGAAAGATTGAACGTAAGACCAATTCCCACTTTGTGGAATTAGATATTCCTTCCATTGATGATATCTTTAATGAAAAGATTAAAGAATTGTTATTTGATATTCAGGATGTCTTAGATCGCGGAGCGCAGCATGATTTCTATAATGTTGTACGCGATATGCCAAAATCAATGCGGGATGATGTCTTAGCCGCTTTATTAAAGATGAATTATGATAGCCGTATCGGTTATGACTACCAGGATGATTATGCGATGGTCAAGGAAAGCGTTGATCATGATCGTCTCTTTATCAATCGTGGTAAGGTAGATAAGGTCAACAAGTCACGTTTGTTAGCGTTCTTATGTGATACCGCACATATTCAAAAAAGTGATATTGGGGAAATTACGATCAAGAGAAAATTCAGTTTCGTTAATGTGAAGAAGGATGTCACGGATAAAATCCTCTCAACCTGCAATCACAAGAAGCTCAATTCAAGAAAAATTAACATTGAAATTGCCCAGGAGATGTAG